One region of Juglans microcarpa x Juglans regia isolate MS1-56 chromosome 7S, Jm3101_v1.0, whole genome shotgun sequence genomic DNA includes:
- the LOC121240662 gene encoding protein ALP1-like yields the protein MGPVRGFRKRKKIEKKREENASASGSPEEGPLDWWDEFSRRINGLPSPSKGIDRFESVFKVSRKTFDYICSLVKEDMIAKSAHFVFANGKPMSLCDQVAVALRRLSSGESLVTVGDSFGLNHSTVSQVTWRFVESMEERGLHHLNWPSSDTEMAEIKSKFERMRGLPNCCGVIDTTHIMMCLPASDPTSNVWLDPEKNHSMVLQAIVDPDMRFRDIVTGWPGKMKDWSVFQSSNFYELCNKGERLTGKDLELSEGSEIRDYIIGDLGYPLLPYLIIPYEGTELPESREEFNRRHHATLMVAQRALARLKETWRIIQGVMWRPDKHRLPRIILVCCLLHNILIDMDDVQDEAPLSHNHDPGYHQQICGTVDIKGVHLRDKLSMYLSGRLPP from the exons ATGGGTCCTGTAAGAGGGTtcagaaagaggaaaaagataGAGAAGAAGCGTGAAGAAAATGCTTCTGCTTCTGGGTCCCCGGAGGAGGGGCCTCTAGATTGGTGGGATGAGTTCTCAAGGAGAATCAATG GTCTTCCATCTCCCTCCAAGGGTATAGATAGGTTTGAATCTGTTTTTAAGGTGTCCAGAAAAACCTTTGACTACATATGCTCACTTGTGAAGGAAGATATGATAGCTAAGTCTGCACATTTTGTGTTTGCAAATGGCAAGCCTATGTCTCTATGTGATCAAGTAGCTGTAGCTTTAAGAAGACTGAGCTCTGGTGAGTCACTAGTGACGGTTGGCGATTCATTTGGGTTGAACCACTCAACTGTCTCCCAAGTGACCTGGCGTTTTGTGGAATCCATGGAAGAAAGAGGGCTTCACCACCTGAATTGGCCTTCATCTGATACAGAAATGGCAGAgataaaatctaaatttgagAGAATGCGAGGCCTCCCTAATTGTTGTGGTGTGATTGATACCACCCACATCATGATGTGTTTGCCTGCATCGGACCCCACAAGTAATGTGTGGCTTGATCCTGAGAAGAATCATAGCATGGTGTTGCAGGCAATTGTGGATCCAGACATGAGGTTTCGGGACATAGTAACTGGATGGCCAGGAAAAATGAAAGACTGGTCGGTGTTTCAGAGTTCAAACTTCTACGAACTCTGTAATAAAGGAGAGAGATTGACTGGGAAAGATTTAGAGCTCTCTGAAGGATCAGAAATAAGGGACTACATAATTGGCGACTTGGGCTATCCCTTATTGCCTTATCTTATCATCCCCTATGAAGGCACAGAACTCCCAGAGTCAAGGGAAGAGTTCAACAGGCGGCATCATGCCACTCTGATGGTGGCACAAAGGGCATTGGCAAGGTTGAAAGAGACGTGGAGGATCATCCAAGGAGTAATGTGGAGACCTGACAAGCATAGGCTGCCGAGGATTATTCTTGTTTGCTGTCTACTTCATAACATTCTTATTGATATGGATGATGTGCAGGATGAAGCACCTTTGTCTCACAACCATGACCCTGGTTACCACCAACAGATTTGTGGAACTGTCGACATAAAGGGTGTGCATCTGAGAGATAAGCTGTCGATGTACTTGTCTGGAAGGTTGCCTCCCTAA